ATTAACCTGTCCGTATTAATCCGTATTAATCACACCCAAGCTTTGCATTTTTCTCGCTGAATTTATATAATACCAGTAAAGAGAGGTAACTATGCTTGATTTAAAGTTTATCAGGGAAAACACAGAAAAGGTGAAGGACGCGTTAAAGAAAAGAAATTCAAAGATTTCGCTTGACGACTTTTTAAACTGGGAGAAATCCAGACGGGCTTTGATTGTGCAAACCGACACATTGCGCGCCGACCGTAAAAAAATATCCGATGAGTTCGCCAAACTAAAAAAAGACGGGAAAAACACCGATACTGCGTCTGCGCAAAGCGTTGAAATCGCGAAAAATCTTTCAGAAAAAGAAAATACTTTAACGGGAATTGAAAAACAAATCAACGATTTTGTTTTAATGATACCCAATATTCCCGACGACACAGTGCCTGTCGGTGAATCAGCTGAGCAAAACAAGGTTATCCGCCAAACCCAAAAAGAAATAATTCCCGATACAGGTAAGCCGGAAGGCCACTGGGACATTGGTGAACGCCTGGGGATACTGGATTTTGAAAGGGCAGCTAAAATTTCAAGTTCGAGGTTCGCTCTTTACAGAGGCAAGGGCGCCGCTTTGGAACGCGCAATTTTTACGTTCATGCTGGATTTGCATACAAAGGAACACGGCTACACGGAAATATTCGGGCCTTACATGGTTAACACAAAATCCGCAACCGGCACAGGCCAACTGCCGAAATTTGCAGAAGAACTTTATAAATGCGCGGAAGATGATTTGTACCTTACTCCTACAGCAGAAGTTTCCGTAACAAATATGCACCGCGATGAAATACTGGCTGAAAAAGAATTGCCGATAAAATACGTTTCTTACTCCGCCTGTTTCAGGCGCGAAGCAGGATCCTACGGAAAAGACACAAAAGGGCTGATAAGAAACCACCAATTCAATAAAGTTGAACTGGTAAAATTCACCAGGCCTGAAGATTCCATGGACGAACTCGAAAAACTTACGCTTAATGCGGAAGAAGTGTTAAAAAAGCTGAAACTTCAGTACAGGACTGTTGCGCTTTCTACAGGAGACCTGGGTTTTTCATCCAGCAAAACTTATGACCTGGAAGTCTGGATGCCGGGCGAGAATTTGTGGCGGGAAGTTTCTTCGTGCAGTAATTTTAAGGATTTCCAGGCGCGCCGGATGAATATAAAATTCAAACGTGAAAACGGCACAAAAGAAT
The window above is part of the Elusimicrobiota bacterium genome. Proteins encoded here:
- the serS gene encoding serine--tRNA ligase is translated as MLDLKFIRENTEKVKDALKKRNSKISLDDFLNWEKSRRALIVQTDTLRADRKKISDEFAKLKKDGKNTDTASAQSVEIAKNLSEKENTLTGIEKQINDFVLMIPNIPDDTVPVGESAEQNKVIRQTQKEIIPDTGKPEGHWDIGERLGILDFERAAKISSSRFALYRGKGAALERAIFTFMLDLHTKEHGYTEIFGPYMVNTKSATGTGQLPKFAEELYKCAEDDLYLTPTAEVSVTNMHRDEILAEKELPIKYVSYSACFRREAGSYGKDTKGLIRNHQFNKVELVKFTRPEDSMDELEKLTLNAEEVLKKLKLQYRTVALSTGDLGFSSSKTYDLEVWMPGENLWREVSSCSNFKDFQARRMNIKFKRENGTKEFVHTLNGSGLAVGRIFAAILENYQRGDGSVKIPDALQKYLDFKEIK